From one Chryseobacterium sp. 3008163 genomic stretch:
- a CDS encoding aldo/keto reductase, which yields MQKRKIKNTDLEVAPINFGGNVFGWTLDEKQSFDILDQFVGGGFNFIDTADTYSWWVNGKGGQSEEIIGKWLKQRGNRNDLIIATKVGSETKEHGFDISKKHILKSVDESLARLQTDHIDLYYTHFDDNKTPVEETLEAYDEIIKAGKVRYIAASNLSPERLKASFEAAKKNNLPKYVALQPHYNLLEREKFETEYADLVKEYDVSVFTYWSLAAGFLTGKYRTEDDLAKSTRGEGVRKYLDKKGLEVLKALDQMSEKHETTQASVALAWLLANPLVTAPIVSATSESQLKTLFQAPELKLSSDDIELLNKMSQ from the coding sequence ATGCAAAAGAGAAAAATTAAAAATACAGATTTAGAAGTAGCTCCGATTAATTTTGGAGGAAATGTTTTTGGCTGGACATTAGATGAAAAACAGTCATTTGACATCTTAGACCAATTTGTGGGCGGAGGTTTCAATTTCATTGATACTGCAGATACCTACTCATGGTGGGTCAACGGAAAAGGCGGACAGTCAGAAGAAATTATCGGCAAATGGCTGAAGCAGCGCGGAAACCGAAATGATTTGATAATTGCTACAAAAGTAGGTTCAGAAACTAAAGAACATGGTTTTGATATCAGTAAAAAGCATATTTTAAAATCGGTAGACGAATCTTTAGCAAGACTTCAGACAGATCATATCGATTTGTATTATACACACTTTGACGATAACAAAACTCCGGTTGAAGAAACCTTGGAAGCTTATGATGAAATCATTAAAGCCGGAAAAGTAAGATATATCGCAGCGTCTAATCTTTCTCCTGAAAGATTAAAGGCATCTTTTGAAGCTGCAAAGAAAAATAATCTTCCCAAATATGTTGCATTGCAGCCTCACTACAATTTGCTGGAAAGAGAAAAATTTGAAACCGAGTATGCAGATTTGGTAAAGGAATATGATGTAAGCGTCTTCACTTATTGGTCTTTGGCAGCAGGATTTTTAACGGGAAAATACCGTACAGAAGATGATTTAGCGAAAAGTACAAGGGGAGAAGGGGTCAGAAAATATCTGGATAAAAAAGGCCTTGAAGTATTGAAAGCTTTAGACCAGATGAGTGAAAAGCATGAGACTACCCAAGCATCTGTAGCATTAGCCTGGCTGTTGGCAAATCCTTTGGTGACTGCACCTATTGTAAGCGCAACAAGTGAATCTCAATTGAAAACTTTATTTCAGGCACCTGAATTAAAATTAAGCTCAGATGATATTGAACTTTTAAATAAAATGAGTCAATAA
- a CDS encoding restriction endonuclease subunit S translates to MREGWKDVKLGELFKIGSSKRIYLSDYVDKGIPFYRSKEIIENYKGEDISNELFITNEKYEIIKDKYGIPNENDIILTSVGTIGIPFIVDKRKFYFKDGNLIWLHCGNSKILDSKYLYYFISSNNGKAKLDSILIGSSQKALTIEGLKKIVINLPPTETQRKIASILSGYDDLIENNLKRIKLLEEMAQQTYEEWFVRMRFPSYETAVFDENGLPEGWEKLKLGDLCEKIFDGTHDSPKQTESGFKLITGKHLQKGKVDFETAYNISEEDHFKIKKRSGLVKNDIMYSNIGTIGNLSMVYEDFEYSCKNMIVFRPKKNFEYFIYTYLFNENTKNKILGEASGSTQKFISLGYIRNYDDIFPTIELISKFNEYCNSIYKSINNLNTQNQRLSEARDILLPRLMMGMIDVSGSSAQLVESLETKPTETKIIPLEQPKKEASKEFKEAVLIACLTERFGSEKFPLGRKRYTKLSYLFHRYSDNKIQDYLRKAAGPYNPKTKYGGPEKIAINNKYIQNWKSDNKLTGFVSAEKIEDAKTYFSNYWQISNLDWLTAEFKFKSNDELELLATVDNSLLELSKKNLEFTSSNVLDIIKSEKEWEAKLERTIFSDANVERAIGFLRGVLEYG, encoded by the coding sequence ATGAGGGAAGGTTGGAAAGATGTGAAGCTAGGAGAGTTATTTAAAATTGGTTCAAGTAAAAGAATTTATTTATCAGATTATGTTGATAAAGGTATTCCCTTTTATAGGTCAAAGGAAATTATTGAAAATTATAAAGGTGAGGATATTTCTAACGAATTGTTCATTACAAATGAGAAATATGAAATCATTAAAGATAAATATGGAATACCCAATGAAAACGATATAATATTAACGTCGGTGGGAACCATTGGTATACCGTTCATTGTTGATAAGAGAAAATTTTATTTTAAAGATGGTAATTTGATATGGCTACATTGTGGTAATTCCAAAATTCTAGATTCTAAATATTTATATTATTTTATTTCCAGCAATAACGGAAAAGCAAAGCTAGACTCAATTTTGATTGGATCTTCTCAAAAAGCTTTGACAATTGAAGGCTTAAAAAAAATAGTTATAAATCTCCCACCAACTGAAACCCAGCGCAAAATCGCCAGCATTTTATCAGGTTATGATGATTTGATAGAGAACAACCTAAAACGTATAAAACTTTTGGAAGAAATGGCACAACAAACCTACGAAGAATGGTTTGTGCGGATGCGTTTCCCGAGTTATGAAACTGCGGTTTTCGATGAGAATGGTTTGCCGGAAGGTTGGGAGAAACTAAAGTTGGGGGATTTATGTGAAAAAATTTTTGATGGAACTCACGACTCTCCAAAACAGACAGAGTCTGGATTTAAATTAATTACAGGAAAACATTTACAAAAAGGGAAGGTAGATTTTGAAACTGCCTACAACATTTCAGAAGAAGATCATTTCAAGATTAAAAAAAGAAGCGGTCTTGTAAAAAATGATATAATGTATTCAAACATTGGGACAATTGGAAATCTATCAATGGTTTATGAAGATTTTGAATACAGTTGTAAAAATATGATTGTTTTTAGACCAAAAAAGAATTTCGAATATTTTATCTACACATATTTATTCAATGAGAACACAAAGAATAAAATTTTAGGTGAAGCTTCAGGTTCAACCCAAAAGTTTATCAGTCTCGGATACATTCGTAATTATGACGACATTTTCCCTACTATCGAGTTAATTTCAAAATTTAATGAGTATTGTAATTCTATCTATAAATCAATTAATAATTTAAATACTCAAAACCAGCGCTTAAGCGAGGCACGTGATATTTTGTTGCCAAGGTTGATGATGGGGATGATAGATGTTTCGGGAAGCTCTGCACAGCTTGTGGAAAGTTTAGAAACAAAACCAACTGAGACTAAAATAATTCCTTTAGAACAACCTAAAAAAGAAGCTTCCAAAGAATTTAAAGAAGCAGTTCTAATTGCTTGTTTAACTGAAAGATTTGGTAGCGAAAAATTCCCTTTGGGCAGAAAAAGATATACCAAGCTTTCTTATCTCTTTCACAGATATTCAGACAATAAAATTCAGGATTATCTGAGAAAAGCCGCAGGTCCTTACAATCCAAAAACAAAATACGGCGGTCCTGAAAAGATTGCTATAAACAACAAATACATTCAAAACTGGAAAAGCGATAATAAATTGACTGGTTTTGTATCTGCCGAAAAAATAGAAGATGCTAAAACATATTTTTCCAACTATTGGCAAATCTCAAATTTAGATTGGTTGACTGCGGAGTTTAAATTCAAATCTAATGATGAGTTAGAACTTTTAGCAACAGTTGATAACAGTTTGTTGGAGCTTTCTAAAAAGAATCTTGAGTTTACTTCCAGCAATGTTTTGGACATTATTAAATCTGAAAAGGAATGGGAGGCAAAGTTGGAACGAACGATTTTTAGTGATGCGAATGTGGAGAGAGCGATCGGGTTTTTAAGGGGTGTGTTGGAGTATGGGTAA
- a CDS encoding type I restriction-modification system subunit M has product MTQKSIKQLEIELWEAADELRANSKLTAAEYKDPLLGLILLRFAENKYEEAKEHLAETLPINPRTKQRREATKDDFAQAGAMQLPEKAQYSYLASLPESEDLAEAINTAMKLIETEYEDLAGILPKNYQELTPEDDSDNNLLANLIRIFNSDSVRNAKGDVFGRVYEYFLMKLSMMGAGAQEGGEFFTPPSLVQLIVNFIQPDHGIIHDPACGSGGMFVQTAHFIKNTQNKSVNQAVKVYGTEYKSNNTRLAKMNLAIHGIEGKIANNNSFYSDPHELYGKCDFLMANPPFNVDKVDAKNKFLAEDKRLPFGAPLTGKGTIGNANYLWIQYFMSYLNPMGRAGFVMASSATDAGNAEKRIREELIKTGNVDCIVSVSNNFFYTRSLPCHLWFFDKGKPKENKDKILMIDARNVYRKVSTTINDFSDEQLEGLTAIMALYRGEKPNVAKDNAWFNEHFPDGTYRDVEGLCKVVNLEEVAEQDYSLTPGRYVGVNIDIDMDFDYKTRMQELHSELAELNTEANQLMNQIQAYKL; this is encoded by the coding sequence ATGACTCAAAAAAGTATCAAACAACTCGAAATAGAACTGTGGGAAGCTGCAGACGAATTAAGAGCCAACTCAAAACTGACAGCTGCGGAATACAAAGATCCTTTATTGGGATTAATTTTACTCCGCTTTGCTGAAAATAAATATGAAGAAGCCAAAGAACATTTGGCGGAAACTTTACCCATCAATCCAAGAACGAAACAAAGACGTGAAGCTACGAAAGATGATTTTGCTCAAGCTGGCGCTATGCAATTGCCTGAAAAAGCCCAATACAGTTATTTAGCAAGTCTGCCCGAAAGCGAAGATTTAGCGGAAGCCATCAACACGGCGATGAAACTGATTGAAACGGAGTATGAAGATTTAGCGGGTATTTTACCTAAAAATTATCAGGAACTCACGCCCGAAGATGATTCTGATAATAACCTCTTAGCAAATTTGATTCGTATTTTCAACAGCGATTCGGTGCGCAATGCAAAAGGCGATGTGTTCGGTAGAGTGTACGAATATTTTTTGATGAAACTCTCGATGATGGGAGCAGGTGCGCAGGAAGGTGGGGAATTTTTTACGCCGCCGTCTTTGGTGCAACTCATTGTGAATTTCATTCAGCCAGATCACGGGATTATTCACGATCCTGCGTGTGGATCGGGCGGAATGTTCGTGCAAACCGCACATTTTATTAAAAACACCCAAAACAAAAGTGTGAACCAAGCCGTAAAGGTTTATGGTACCGAATACAAAAGCAACAACACGCGTTTGGCGAAAATGAACTTAGCCATTCACGGGATTGAAGGAAAGATTGCCAATAACAATTCCTTTTATTCCGATCCGCACGAACTATATGGAAAGTGCGATTTCCTGATGGCCAATCCTCCGTTTAATGTAGATAAAGTAGATGCGAAAAATAAGTTTTTGGCAGAAGACAAACGTTTGCCTTTTGGTGCACCTTTGACCGGAAAAGGAACCATTGGAAATGCCAATTACCTTTGGATTCAGTATTTTATGTCTTACCTCAATCCGATGGGTCGTGCAGGATTTGTTATGGCTTCTTCTGCGACGGATGCAGGAAATGCCGAGAAAAGAATTCGTGAAGAGTTGATAAAAACCGGCAATGTAGATTGTATTGTTTCGGTAAGCAATAATTTTTTCTATACCCGAAGTTTACCTTGTCATCTTTGGTTTTTTGATAAAGGAAAACCGAAAGAGAATAAAGATAAAATTCTGATGATTGATGCGCGAAATGTCTACCGAAAAGTAAGCACCACTATCAATGATTTCTCTGATGAGCAGTTGGAAGGTTTAACTGCAATAATGGCGCTTTACCGTGGCGAAAAACCGAATGTTGCGAAAGACAATGCTTGGTTTAATGAACATTTCCCTGATGGAACTTATCGTGATGTAGAAGGTTTGTGCAAAGTGGTAAATTTGGAAGAAGTGGCAGAACAGGATTACAGCCTTACACCGGGACGATATGTAGGCGTAAACATCGACATTGATATGGATTTTGATTACAAAACCCGAATGCAGGAATTGCACAGCGAATTAGCCGAACTGAATACCGAAGCCAACCAATTGATGAATCAAATTCAAGCTTATAAATTATGA